Genomic segment of Truepera radiovictrix DSM 17093:
TCCAAGCGCGGCAGCGCGGCCGCTAAAGGGCGCTCAGGCGCTCCAACAGTCGCGCCAACACCCCGTACCCCACGCTTAAAGAGGCGGGCTCGAGCCACTCGGAGAGGCGGTGCGCGTCGCCGCCGCGGTAGACCCCGAAGGCGATAGCCGGGACGCCCGCCGCCATCGCCGCGTTCGCGTCGGTGCTGCTCGCCGCGAGGCGCACGTTCACCCCGGCCTCGCGCAGCGCCGCCTGCGCTTCACGCACGAGCGCGGCGTTGGGCACGCTCGCGGTCGGGCGGTCGCCGACGCACCGGACCGCGAGCTCGACGCCATGCTTGCGCGCCACCCGCGCGAGCCGCTTGCGCGCGCCCTGCTCGAGCCGCGCGAGCGTCGCGGCGTCGGTGCTGCGCAGGTCGAGGTTAAACCCCGCGCGTTGGGCGATCGCGTTGACGCTCGAGCCCCCCCAGACCTGACCGACGTTGTACGAGCTGCGCGGCAGCTCCGGCACGGGGAGCTTGCCGAGGCTAAAGACGGCCTCACCGAGGGCGTGCGTCGCGCTCGGCGCCGGGAAGTCGCCCCACGAGTGGCCGCCGCGCGCCGAGAAGGTGATCTCGAAGCGTTTGGAGCCGACCGAGGCGTGGATAAGCGCCCCGAGGTGGCCGTCGAGCGCCACCATGAGGTCGAAGTCGTGGGCGCGCTCCGCCATAAGGTGCCGGATGCCGCGCAGGTCGCCTAGCCCCTCCTCGCCGACGGTAGCAGCGACCGTGAGGCGCGGCCGCAACGGGTGCGCGTCCCTGCGCTGCAGGTAGAAGAGCAGCACCGCCAAGCTCGCGCTGTTGTCGCCGATCCCCGGCGCGAGGAGCCTCGCGCCTTCGGCGCGAACCCGCACGTCGGTGCCGGCGGGGAACACGGTGTCGAGGTGCGCGGCGATCAACAGCCGCGGCCCGCTACCGCCGGGGACCTCGGCCGTGACGTTGCCGACCGCGTCGGTGCGGGGCGTTAGACCCGCGCGCTCGAGCAGCTGCGCGACGAGCGCGCCGCGCGCAGCCTCCTCAAAGGTCGGCGCCGGCACCTCGCAGATGCGCGTCAAGAGGGCGACGAGCTCGCGCTCGTGCCCCGCTGCGCGCGCGCTCACGGCTCGAGCTGCGCGCGCAGCGCCCCGAGCGCAGCGAACGGGTGCGGCGCCCCCTGGGGGAGCCAGCGGCAGAAACTGGGTCCCCCGTCGGGGGTGAGGCGGTGCGGGCAGGCCGGGCACTCGGGGTACGCGAGCTCGGTGTAGGCCAGCTCAGGGAGCCCCGCGGGCCCCTCGCAGGTGCGCCCGCAACCCGCCCTAAAACGCGCGCTGCGCAAGGGCGCGCGGCCGGCGCTAGCTTTCATGCGTCAGGGTGGCGATGCCCTCGCGCAGGGCGTAGAGCGCCGCTTGGGTGCGGTTGTTGAGGCGCAGTTTGGAAAAGATCTCCGACAGGCGGTTGCGCACCGTCTTCTCGCTCACCCCAAGTGAGACCGCGATCTCTTGGTTCGACGCCCCTTGGGCGAGCAGCCGCAAAATGGTCGCTTCGCGTTCGGTGAGCTCCGAAAGGCGGTGCTCGGGGTGCTCGGGGGTTTCGGACTTGGCGCGGCTAAACTCGTCTAAGACCGACGCCGCGAGCTCGGCGCGCAGCAGCGTCTCCCCCTCGTCGACGCGCCGAATGGCGCTGATCAGGTCGTCCGCCCCGGCGTCTTTGAGCAAGTAGCCGCGCGCCCCCGCTTTGACCGCCTCGAAGACGTAGCGGTCTTGGCGGTACATGGTGAGGATGATGACCTTGGCGTCGGGGAACTCCTCGAGGATCGTCTTCGTCGCGGCGACCCCGTCGAGTTCGGGCATCTGGATGTCCATCAAGATGACGTCGGGGTGGGTCTCGAGGGCGTAGCGCACCGCCTCGCGCCCCGTGGCCGCCTCGCCGATCACCCGAAAGCCCTCCTCGGTCTCGAGGATGCTCCGCAGCCCCTGGCGAAACATGGCGTGGTCGTCGCAGATGAGCAGGCGCGTCACCCCCTCATGGTAACGCACCCCGGCGCCCCCGACCTACCCAGCACCTACAAAGCCCTACCGCCAAAGCGCCTCGCGAGCTCAGCGTGACCCCCGCCACTAGCGGTCTGGCGCTGCGCCGGGCGCCTTAAACGCGGGTGGCCCCAAAGGGGTACCCTAAAGGCAACCGGAGGCCCCGTGACACCACCCGCCGACACCCCCACCGCCACGGTTCCAGAACGCCCCGCGTTTCACGTCATGATTAAACCGGGCGGGGCGATCTGTAACCTCGACTGCGCGTACTGCTACTTTTTAAGCAAAGAGCTCCTCTACCCCGGCAGCCGCTTCCGTATGGCCTACGAGCTGCTCGAGACCTACACGGCGCAGTACATCGCGGCGCAGCGCGTCCCCGAGGTGACCTTTGCCTGGCAGGGGGGGGAGCCGACGCTGTTGGGGCTCGAGTTCTACCGCCACGCCTTCGCCTTGCAGCGACGCTACCGCCGCCCGGGGATGCGCATCCACAACACCTTTCAGACCAACGGCGTGCTCT
This window contains:
- a CDS encoding M20/M25/M40 family metallo-hydrolase; the encoded protein is MSARAAGHERELVALLTRICEVPAPTFEEAARGALVAQLLERAGLTPRTDAVGNVTAEVPGGSGPRLLIAAHLDTVFPAGTDVRVRAEGARLLAPGIGDNSASLAVLLFYLQRRDAHPLRPRLTVAATVGEEGLGDLRGIRHLMAERAHDFDLMVALDGHLGALIHASVGSKRFEITFSARGGHSWGDFPAPSATHALGEAVFSLGKLPVPELPRSSYNVGQVWGGSSVNAIAQRAGFNLDLRSTDAATLARLEQGARKRLARVARKHGVELAVRCVGDRPTASVPNAALVREAQAALREAGVNVRLAASSTDANAAMAAGVPAIAFGVYRGGDAHRLSEWLEPASLSVGYGVLARLLERLSAL
- a CDS encoding response regulator; protein product: MFRQGLRSILETEEGFRVIGEAATGREAVRYALETHPDVILMDIQMPELDGVAATKTILEEFPDAKVIILTMYRQDRYVFEAVKAGARGYLLKDAGADDLISAIRRVDEGETLLRAELAASVLDEFSRAKSETPEHPEHRLSELTEREATILRLLAQGASNQEIAVSLGVSEKTVRNRLSEIFSKLRLNNRTQAALYALREGIATLTHES